In Selenomonas sp. oral taxon 920, the DNA window ATGGTCTCAAAGGGGATGTTCCGCAGCCATTGATAGTATGTGAGCGCCCATCCCGCCCAATACTCAGGGGATTTTTCCGCATAGAGCGCCGGAGGCTGCGGCGGCTTCTCGATGTTGAGCTCCCAGAGGCAGTCCCATAAGAGCTCGCAGCCGGTTCTCCCTGCGACGTAGCGCGGATTTCCCTTACCGTACTGCTCGGCAACGCCGGAGTCCATAAAATATGCAGCAGCCTGGCCAATCGGGATATGGCAGGTATTGACAGCATAGTCAAACATGTTGCCAAGATTCTCTTGTGCATCCAGGATATAGAGGTCTGAATAAGCCGTCGTCGCCATAATTTCCTCCTCACGGCTCTACAAATGTTTTTCACGAGTATGACGCAAAAAACGCGGATGATCCCATGTC includes these proteins:
- a CDS encoding transcriptional regulator, which produces MATTAYSDLYILDAQENLGNMFDYAVNTCHIPIGQAAAYFMDSGVAEQYGKGNPRYVAGRTGCELLWDCLWELNIEKPPQPPALYAEKSPEYWAGWALTYYQWLRNIPFETILEAVPMEKIVRSYYPLHEADIRKFVEVMDEWMAEKAHHAPRAQRPRTPKNTEYAR